The following are encoded together in the Lathyrus oleraceus cultivar Zhongwan6 chromosome 3, CAAS_Psat_ZW6_1.0, whole genome shotgun sequence genome:
- the LOC127131045 gene encoding uncharacterized protein LOC127131045 has translation MMDPIKYIFEKPGLTGRIARWKMLLSEYDIQYVTQKDIKGSVLSEYLAHQPVEDYQSMRLDFPDEGVMYIRDYEIPSPEEGPEPGLRWTLMFDGASNALDNRIGAVIISPTDIHLPFIARLCFKCTNNMAEYEACILGIEAAIDLRVKILKVYGDSALVIYQIKGD, from the coding sequence ATGATGGATCCtatcaagtacatcttcgagaaacctGGATTAACTGGCAGAATCGCTCGCTGGaaaatgttgttatcagaatatgacattcagtatgTAACTCAGAAGGACATTAAGGGTAGTGTGCTATCAGAGTACCTTGCGCACCAGCCAGTGGAGGACTATCAATCGATGAGACTCGACTTCCCAGATGAAGGCGTCATGTACATAAGAGACTATGAGATTCCAAGCCCGGAAGAAGGACCCGAACCAGGATTGCGATGgacgctcatgtttgatggtgcctcaaatgcattgGATAACAGAATTGGGGCTGTTATAATTTCTCCAACGGACATTCATCTTCCCTTCATAGCAAGGTTATGTTTCAAATGCAccaataacatggcggagtatgaagcatgtatcttgggaaTCGAAGCAGCTATTGACCTAAGAGTCAAGATTCTTAaggtgtatggagactcagcacttgtcatctatcaaatcaaaggagattgA